In the Octadecabacter sp. SW4 genome, one interval contains:
- the cobI gene encoding precorrin-2 C(20)-methyltransferase, with protein sequence MSGTLFGVGLGPGAPDLMTLRAARLIAGAGVVAYPTLAGGESFARAIAAELIKPDAVEIVMDVPMTTAREPAQKAYDKGAADIAAALDAGQDVVYLCEGDPFFYGSFMYIFARLADRYDVQVVPGVTSITACAARAGRPLVARNERLTVLPGPLPEGELRARIEGAESVAIMKVGRHLAKIRAVIDDLGLTEFATYVERASLPQEVVLPLADAPRDAPYFSMILLTKGADAWL encoded by the coding sequence ATGAGTGGGACATTGTTTGGCGTGGGCCTTGGCCCCGGCGCGCCCGATTTGATGACCCTGCGCGCGGCGCGTTTGATCGCTGGCGCAGGCGTCGTCGCCTATCCGACGCTGGCCGGGGGCGAAAGTTTCGCGCGCGCGATTGCCGCTGAATTGATCAAGCCGGACGCGGTCGAGATTGTCATGGACGTGCCAATGACAACCGCGCGCGAACCCGCGCAAAAGGCCTATGACAAAGGCGCGGCGGACATTGCGGCGGCTTTGGATGCCGGTCAGGATGTGGTGTATCTGTGCGAGGGCGATCCGTTTTTCTACGGCTCGTTCATGTATATTTTTGCCCGCCTTGCCGACCGCTATGATGTGCAGGTCGTGCCCGGTGTCACCAGCATCACCGCATGTGCGGCGCGCGCCGGTCGCCCGCTTGTGGCGCGCAATGAACGTCTGACCGTCTTGCCCGGTCCGCTGCCCGAGGGTGAACTGCGCGCACGTATTGAAGGGGCCGAAAGTGTCGCAATCATGAAGGTTGGCCGTCATCTGGCGAAAATTCGTGCTGTGATCGACGACTTGGGCTTAACTGAATTTGCCACCTACGTGGAGCGCGCAAGCCTGCCCCAAGAGGTGGTATTGCCGCTGGCTGACGCCCCCAGGGACGCGCCGTATTTTTCAATGATACTTCTGACGAAAGGGGCTGATGCATGGCTTTGA
- the cbiE gene encoding precorrin-6y C5,15-methyltransferase (decarboxylating) subunit CbiE, translating into MVNAPWLHIVGIGEDGMDGLTPVTRAVVEAAEVIVGGDRHHTLSVNPDAERIAWPSPFDAMITTLESLRNRRAVVLVTGDPLWFSVGARIGRAIPADQLVYHPQLSAFQLAAARMGWSLADVETLTVHGRPVEQMIAFIQPDQRLIVLTTGVETPTQIAKFLTDRGFGNSRMTVLAAMGGEREERFDGTAADWSHTVPAFNTLCIDCVAAPDAALLPRVPGLADALFQSDGTMTKQEVRAATVAKLMPMRGALLWDIGTGCGSVAIEWMRAARYARAIGIEPRADRRAMAAANALALGTPKLELIDGTVPDALGGLAAPDAIFIGGGLSRATFDAAWDALRPLGRLVVNAVTLESETELFALYRAFGGDLVKLQVNRAEPVGRLTGWRPSMPVTQWSLVKR; encoded by the coding sequence ATGGTTAACGCTCCGTGGCTGCATATCGTCGGCATCGGCGAAGACGGCATGGACGGCCTTACCCCCGTCACCCGCGCTGTGGTCGAAGCCGCCGAAGTGATCGTCGGCGGTGACCGTCATCACACCCTGTCTGTCAATCCCGATGCCGAGCGTATCGCCTGGCCCTCGCCGTTTGATGCGATGATTACCACCCTGGAATCATTGCGAAATCGACGTGCCGTGGTGCTGGTGACGGGTGATCCGTTGTGGTTTTCGGTCGGCGCGCGGATCGGGCGCGCGATCCCCGCTGATCAACTGGTTTACCACCCGCAATTGTCGGCCTTTCAACTGGCTGCGGCGCGTATGGGCTGGTCGCTGGCGGATGTGGAAACCCTGACGGTGCATGGTCGCCCCGTGGAACAGATGATTGCCTTTATTCAACCTGATCAACGACTTATCGTCCTGACAACCGGCGTAGAAACCCCGACGCAAATCGCGAAGTTCCTGACGGATCGTGGTTTTGGCAATTCGCGCATGACGGTCCTTGCGGCGATGGGCGGTGAACGCGAAGAACGCTTTGACGGCACCGCTGCCGATTGGTCCCATACCGTCCCCGCGTTCAACACCCTGTGCATCGACTGCGTTGCCGCACCGGACGCGGCCCTGTTGCCCCGCGTGCCCGGCCTTGCCGATGCGCTGTTCCAATCCGACGGCACCATGACCAAACAAGAGGTCCGCGCCGCCACGGTCGCTAAACTCATGCCCATGCGCGGCGCGCTGCTGTGGGACATTGGCACCGGCTGCGGATCCGTTGCTATCGAATGGATGCGTGCGGCGCGATATGCCCGCGCCATCGGCATCGAACCCCGCGCCGACCGCCGCGCGATGGCGGCGGCCAACGCGCTGGCGCTGGGCACGCCCAAGCTGGAACTGATCGACGGCACCGTGCCTGACGCCCTTGGCGGGCTGGCCGCGCCCGATGCGATTTTCATCGGTGGCGGGCTGTCGCGCGCCACTTTTGATGCGGCGTGGGATGCCCTGCGCCCCTTGGGACGGCTGGTCGTGAATGCCGTGACACTGGAAAGCGAAACTGAACTGTTTGCCCTTTACCGCGCGTTCGGTGGCGACCTTGTGAAACTTCAGGTGAACCGCGCCGAGCCGGTAGGACGGTTGACCGGTTGGCGGCCCTCGATGCCCGTCACCCAATGGAGCCTTGTGAAGCGATGA